From Ipomoea triloba cultivar NCNSP0323 chromosome 5, ASM357664v1, the proteins below share one genomic window:
- the LOC116018875 gene encoding probable methyltransferase PMT15 yields the protein MGGSNRNNNQFYYTPTSKPNSTNPNFSSLKGTKLAYLTLVALLCVLSYLVGSWNSGGGTAAASSMSAVIAAAVPCIFQKNATAESRPLDFATHHATDAGGGVGSPEDDAVKVYPPCDVKYSEYTPCEDPQRSLSFSRDRLIYRERHCPEKKEVLKCRIPAPFGYKNPFVWPASRDLAWYANVPHKELTVEKAVQNWIRFEGNRFKFPGGGTMFPNGADAYIDDIGELINLKDGSIRTAIDTGCGVASWGAYLMSRNIVAMSFAPRDTHEAQVQFALERGVPALIGVIASKRLPYPSRAFDMAHCSRCLIPWGQYDGSYLIEVDRVLRPGGFWILSGPPIRWRKYWQGWDRTKEDLNAEQTQIEEVAKRLCWKKFVEKDNIAIWQKPFNHLECKEHRTTSKNPPMCPAGDPDKAWYTDLQTCLTPLPEVSGGEEVAGGKLEKWPERLHAIPPRIATGTIEGVNSEIFKQDSQLWNKRVSYYKNVNGQLGSAGRYRNLLDMNAFLGGFAASLIDQPLWVMNVVPVEAKVNTLGVIYERGLIGTYQSWCEAMSTYPRTYDLIHADSIFTLYKDRCEMEDIMLEMDRILRPEGSVIIREDVDLLNKVKRIADGLKWESRIVDHEDGPLVREKLLFAVKSYWTAPAASTQ from the exons ATGGGGGGCTCTAATCGAAACAATAACCAATTCTACTACACCCCAACATCTAAACCCAATTCCACAAACCCAAACTTTTCTTCATTAAAAGGAACCAAACTTGCTTACTTGACCCTCGTCGCTCTCCTCTGCGTCCTCTCCTATCTTGTTGGTTCTTGGAATAGCGGCGGCGGTACAGCCGCCGCTTCCTCTATGTCCGCCGTCATCGCCGCCGCCGTCCCATGCATATTTCAGAAAAACGCCACGGCCGAATCCCGGCCGTTGGACTTCGCCACCCACCACGCCACCGACGCGGGCGGCGGCGTGGGCTCGCCGGAGGACGACGCCGTGAAAGTGTACCCGCCCTGCGACGTCAAGTACAGCGAGTACACCCCGTGTGAGGATCCGCAACGGTCGTTGAGTTTTAGCCGAGACCGTTTGATTTACCGGGAAAGGCATTGCCCGGAGAAGAAGGAAGTGTTGAAGTGCCGGATTCCGGCTCCGTTCGGGTACAAGAATCCGTTCGTGTGGCCGGCGAGCCGGGATCTGGCGTGGTACGCCAACGTGCCGCACAAGGAGTTGACGGTCGAGAAGGCGGTCCAGAATTGGATCCGGTTCGAGGGCAACCGGTTCAAGTTCCCCGGCGGCGGGACTATGTTCCCCAACGGCGCCGATGCCTACATTGATGATATCGGAGAGCTCATTAACCTGAAAGATGGATCCATTAGGACCGCCATTGATACCGGCTGCGGG gtTGCTAGCTGGGGAGCATATCTAATGTCAAGAAACATTGTTGCGATGTCGTTTGCGCCAAGGGATACTCATGAAGCACAAGTCCAGTTTGCTCTTGAGAGAGGAGTCCCCGCACTAATCGGAGTAATTGCCTCTAAAAGGCTTCCATACCCCTCAAGAGCCTTTGACATGGCTCACTGCTCAAGGTGCCTCATTCCTTGGGGTCAATATG ATGGATCGTATTTGATTGAAGTTGATCGAGTCCTACGGCCAGGCGGATTTTGGATCCTGTCGGGGCCGCCGATCAGGTGGCGGAAATACTGGCAAGGGTGGGACAGAACCAAAGAAGACCTGAACGCCGAGCAGACTCAGATTGAGGAAGTTGCGAAGAGACTTTGCTGGAAAAAATTCGTTGAAAAGGACAATATTGCTATTTGGCAAAAGCCCTTCAACCACCTTGAGTGCAAGGAGCACCGGACAACATCGAAGAATCCACCCATGTGCCCCGCCGGTGATCCAGATAAAGCCTG GTACACGGATTTGCAAACATGTTTAACTCCGTTGCCTGAAGTTTCCGGCGGGGAGGAGGTGGCTGGAGGGAAGCTAGAGAAGTGGCCGGAGAGGCTACATGCAATCCCGCCTAGGATTGCTACCGGAACAATTGAGGGAGTTAATTCTGAGATTTTCAAGCAGGATTCGCAACTATGGAATAAAAGGGTTTCATATTACAAGAATGTGAATGGGCAACTGGGGAGTGCTGGGAGGTATAGAAATTTGTTGGACATGAATGCTTTCTTGGGAGGATTTGCTGCCAGCTTGATTGATCAACCACTTTGGGTAATGAATGTTGTCCCTGTCGAGGCTAAGGTTAATACACTTGGTGTTATTTATGAACGTGGGTTGATTGGAACATACCAGAGCTG GTGTGAAGCAATGTCAACTTACCCTAGAACATATGATCTCATTCATGCTGACTCAATATTCACTCTCTACAAGGATAG GTGTGAAATGGAGGATATAATGCTAGAAATGGATAGGATATTAAGGCCAGAGGGTAGTGTGATAATCAGAGAAGATGTGGACTTATTAAACAAAGTGAAGAGGATTGCAGATGGGTTGAAGTGGGAGAGTCGAATAGTTGACCATGAAGATGGCCCACTTGTGAGGGAGAAGCTTCTTTTTGCAGTGAAATCCTACTGGACAGCCCCAGCTGCCTCTACTCAATGA